The following proteins are co-located in the Paenibacillus sp. FSL H8-0079 genome:
- a CDS encoding rhamnulokinase family protein, producing the protein MSVLAYDLGAGSGRALLGHLNDRGIETSEIHRFKNEPVKVGERMHWDILRLHHELLQGLTLVKQQGEQPESLGIDSWGVDFGLLGNNGELLGNPYHYRDTQFNGMMDQVRQELTSQRIFERTGIQFLSFNTLYQLATLQRSGSPLLHEAERFLMIPDLLRYFLTGEAVNEFTNATTTQLYNPSAGQWDSELLAHIRISEKLFGEAVLPGTLVGQLRSSICNDLGLTPIPVIAVAEHDTGSAVVAVPATERSFAYLSCGTWSLMGTEIDHPAISAESLALNFTNEGGAGGTFRLLKNIMGLWILQESMREWERQGQGISYDALLAQAEHAPSFSSLFDPDDELFMPAGDMTTRIRQYCRDTGQVVPEDQGAIARAILESLALKYRRVLEWTEQLSGQTFNGLHMVGGGIQNRLLCQWTANSIGKPVWAGPAEGSAIGNMAVQWMASGAFKDIWEARKTIRDSFPVTAYEPQDRSVWEDAYGKFLHVTASANSQAGSEV; encoded by the coding sequence GTGAGTGTGCTGGCTTATGATTTGGGCGCTGGGAGCGGGAGAGCACTACTAGGACATCTGAATGATCGAGGGATCGAAACAAGCGAAATTCATCGGTTCAAGAATGAACCGGTGAAGGTTGGCGAGCGGATGCACTGGGATATTCTGCGATTGCATCATGAATTGTTGCAAGGGCTTACGCTTGTGAAGCAGCAAGGGGAACAGCCGGAGAGCCTGGGAATCGATTCTTGGGGCGTTGATTTTGGTCTGCTCGGTAATAATGGGGAGTTGTTGGGTAATCCGTATCATTACCGTGATACACAGTTTAACGGCATGATGGATCAGGTACGGCAAGAGCTGACCTCTCAGCGAATCTTTGAACGTACAGGGATTCAGTTTCTTAGCTTTAATACCCTGTATCAATTGGCAACGCTTCAACGCAGCGGTTCCCCGTTACTTCATGAAGCAGAGCGTTTTCTCATGATTCCGGATTTGCTACGTTATTTCCTGACAGGAGAAGCGGTGAATGAGTTCACCAATGCAACGACAACGCAATTATACAATCCATCGGCTGGTCAATGGGACAGTGAGTTGCTGGCGCATATTCGTATTTCGGAAAAACTGTTCGGTGAAGCCGTACTGCCAGGTACCCTTGTTGGACAGTTACGCAGCAGTATCTGTAACGATCTGGGTCTTACCCCGATTCCCGTGATCGCGGTTGCAGAGCATGATACGGGTTCAGCCGTTGTGGCTGTTCCTGCAACGGAACGTTCATTTGCTTATCTGAGCTGTGGGACCTGGTCCCTGATGGGTACGGAGATAGATCATCCGGCAATTAGTGCCGAGAGTCTGGCTTTGAACTTCACGAATGAAGGCGGGGCGGGCGGAACATTCCGTCTGCTGAAGAACATTATGGGACTATGGATTTTGCAGGAAAGCATGCGGGAGTGGGAGCGCCAGGGGCAGGGAATTAGCTATGATGCGTTATTGGCGCAGGCGGAACATGCACCTTCATTTTCCAGTTTGTTTGATCCGGATGATGAACTGTTCATGCCAGCAGGAGATATGACGACGCGTATACGTCAGTATTGTCGTGATACAGGGCAAGTGGTACCAGAGGATCAGGGGGCTATTGCCCGGGCAATTCTGGAGAGTCTGGCATTGAAGTATAGGAGAGTCCTGGAATGGACGGAACAATTATCGGGACAGACGTTCAACGGATTGCATATGGTCGGTGGAGGCATCCAGAACCGCCTGTTATGTCAGTGGACTGCAAATTCCATTGGCAAGCCGGTATGGGCAGGTCCGGCAGAGGGAAGTGCCATCGGGAATATGGCTGTGCAATGGATGGCAAGCGGAGCTTTTAAGGATATCTGGGAAGCCCGTAAGACCATTCGTGATTCATTTCCGGTAACTGCATATGAGCCGCAGGACAGGTCAGTTTGGGAAGATGCTTACGGCAAATTTCTGCATGTGACGGCTTCAGCTAATTCACAAGCGGGGAGTGAGGTGTAA
- a CDS encoding DeoR/GlpR family DNA-binding transcription regulator, with protein sequence MLAAERYDRIVEMVNVKGSMRVSELSERCRVTEETIRRDLDRLEQAGRLRRSHGGAVSVKEDQPEIPYRIRETTHAEEKKRIAQAALAMINPGDRILLDASTTAGYMAANMPDFPLTVLTNSIQVATELSSRDKVEVISTGGQLAPRSLSFVGPLAERSLETYHVDKLFLSCKGVHLEGGGISESNELQARLKQKMVGIADQVILLADASKFGVRAFARVSGLNAVHTIVTDQPLEAEQTDRLSGYDIGIITV encoded by the coding sequence ATGCTGGCAGCCGAGCGGTATGACCGGATTGTGGAGATGGTGAATGTAAAGGGCAGTATGCGTGTATCTGAGCTTAGTGAGCGCTGCCGGGTGACAGAGGAAACCATCCGGCGCGATCTGGATCGGCTGGAACAGGCAGGACGATTGCGTCGTTCTCATGGTGGTGCAGTGAGTGTGAAGGAAGATCAACCGGAGATCCCTTACCGGATCAGGGAGACAACCCATGCGGAAGAGAAGAAGCGGATTGCACAAGCGGCTCTGGCGATGATTAATCCGGGTGATCGCATTCTGTTGGATGCCAGTACAACGGCAGGTTATATGGCAGCGAACATGCCGGATTTTCCGCTGACGGTCTTAACTAATTCTATTCAGGTAGCTACGGAACTGAGCAGTCGTGACAAGGTGGAGGTCATCTCAACAGGAGGCCAGCTGGCACCTCGCTCATTGTCTTTTGTAGGGCCGCTCGCGGAGCGTTCTCTGGAGACGTATCATGTGGATAAATTGTTCTTGTCTTGCAAAGGCGTACATCTTGAAGGTGGCGGAATCAGTGAATCCAATGAACTTCAAGCAAGGCTGAAGCAGAAGATGGTTGGCATAGCCGATCAGGTTATCTTACTTGCAGATGCCAGTAAATTTGGTGTTCGTGCTTTTGCCCGGGTGTCTGGGTTAAATGCAGTCCATACGATCGTTACCGATCAGCCATTGGAGGCTGAACAGACAGACCGTTTGAGCGGATACGACATAGGGATTATTACGGTTTAA
- a CDS encoding (Fe-S)-binding protein: MKVSLFITCLSDAIYPRVGEAMVRLLAAHGVRLDFPPVQTCCGQPSYNSGYWDETRVAAKTILEAFDDSDFVVCPSGSCTYMIHHYPELFADEPVWLEKAKRLEAKAYEFTQFLVQVLGITDLGAHFPHKVTYHPSCHGSRLLGVKDEPMALLSQVKGLELVPLPFAEDCCGFGGTFAIKMSDISGAMVTEKVDHVKETQAEVLVGLDMACLMNIAGNLRYRNEPVRVMHLAELLYEGVRTG, encoded by the coding sequence ATGAAGGTCTCCTTATTCATTACCTGCCTCAGCGATGCCATCTATCCCCGAGTAGGGGAGGCCATGGTCAGATTGCTCGCCGCTCATGGCGTTCGGCTGGATTTTCCGCCGGTTCAGACCTGCTGCGGTCAGCCATCCTACAATAGCGGGTACTGGGACGAGACTCGGGTAGCGGCCAAAACGATTCTTGAAGCGTTTGACGACAGTGATTTTGTAGTCTGTCCATCCGGATCATGTACGTATATGATTCATCATTATCCCGAACTGTTCGCGGATGAACCGGTGTGGCTGGAGAAGGCAAAACGATTGGAAGCAAAAGCCTATGAATTCACTCAATTCCTCGTTCAGGTACTCGGGATAACTGATCTGGGTGCACATTTTCCGCACAAAGTAACCTATCATCCATCCTGCCACGGCAGCCGTCTGCTTGGTGTAAAGGATGAGCCGATGGCGCTGCTCTCTCAAGTAAAAGGTCTGGAATTGGTTCCACTTCCATTCGCTGAGGATTGCTGTGGGTTTGGGGGCACATTTGCTATTAAAATGTCCGATATTTCAGGAGCGATGGTGACGGAGAAGGTCGATCATGTCAAAGAGACACAAGCCGAAGTACTGGTGGGGCTGGACATGGCCTGTCTGATGAATATCGCAGGTAATCTGCGTTATCGGAATGAACCGGTGCGTGTGATGCATTTGGCGGAACTACTGTATGAGGGGGTGCGAACAGGATGA
- a CDS encoding LutB/LldF family L-lactate oxidation iron-sulfur protein — MSQPGVMDTTVKERAGLALNDDFLRKAVKFTTERLRNGKKSASEEHGNWDEWRERGRQIRLHTIAYLDYYLNEFVNNARANGVHIHFADTSVEAAAIALDIAAHKQASTVVKSKSMVSEEVHLNHVLESAGIEAIETDLGEYIIQLAGEAPSHIVIPAIHKNRYQIAELLSKEAGEILEPDTTVLAGFVRKKLREKFLEADIGMTGCNFAIAETGSMVLFENEGNARMVSTVPKTQITLMGMERIIPSWTDLEVMATLLPRSATGQKLTMYMSGITGPRRTADADGPDEMHIIIVDNGRSLQLGDPEFQELLNCIRCGACLNACPVYRHIGGHAYGGTYSGPIGAVLTPALNGNIDEWNDIAGASSLCGACYEACPVKIPLHDMLVYLRRRKVEDGHGNKMESMGMKGFAAVVSNSKRFSAAIRLGQIGQKAVVRNNGISLKLGPLKGWNNYRVAPSLAKKSFRQQWNKLDQELNQEQPAMNSSVRSRMEQIIREREEGEDKHGH, encoded by the coding sequence ATGAGCCAACCGGGAGTTATGGATACTACGGTCAAAGAACGTGCCGGACTGGCCTTGAATGATGATTTTCTGCGTAAAGCGGTAAAGTTCACGACAGAACGATTGCGTAACGGGAAAAAGTCCGCCTCAGAAGAACATGGGAATTGGGATGAATGGCGGGAGCGTGGCCGGCAGATTCGTCTGCATACGATTGCGTATCTGGATTATTATCTGAATGAATTTGTGAATAACGCCCGTGCGAATGGGGTTCATATTCATTTTGCAGATACATCGGTGGAAGCAGCGGCAATTGCGCTGGATATTGCGGCACACAAGCAAGCTTCTACGGTGGTGAAGTCCAAATCGATGGTGTCGGAGGAAGTACATCTGAATCATGTTTTGGAGTCGGCGGGCATTGAAGCCATCGAGACCGATCTGGGTGAATACATCATTCAGCTGGCAGGCGAAGCTCCTTCTCATATTGTCATTCCAGCCATCCATAAGAACCGCTATCAGATCGCAGAGTTGTTATCCAAAGAAGCGGGTGAAATTCTGGAGCCGGACACGACGGTACTTGCCGGATTTGTTCGCAAAAAGCTGCGCGAGAAGTTCCTCGAAGCGGATATCGGCATGACTGGATGCAATTTTGCAATTGCAGAGACAGGTTCCATGGTTTTGTTCGAAAATGAAGGCAATGCCCGTATGGTATCCACTGTTCCCAAAACGCAGATTACACTCATGGGCATGGAGCGGATCATCCCGTCGTGGACGGATCTGGAGGTCATGGCAACCTTGTTGCCGCGCTCTGCAACAGGTCAAAAACTCACGATGTACATGTCAGGCATAACAGGTCCTCGCCGTACAGCGGATGCGGATGGGCCGGATGAAATGCACATTATTATCGTGGATAACGGTCGATCCCTTCAGCTCGGTGATCCCGAATTCCAAGAACTGCTGAATTGTATTCGCTGCGGTGCTTGTCTGAATGCTTGCCCGGTATATCGCCATATTGGAGGTCATGCCTACGGTGGAACCTATAGTGGACCGATTGGCGCGGTACTGACACCCGCACTCAATGGCAACATTGATGAATGGAATGATATTGCCGGTGCTTCGAGTCTTTGCGGAGCCTGCTATGAAGCATGTCCGGTCAAAATTCCGCTGCATGATATGCTCGTTTATTTACGCAGACGCAAGGTAGAGGATGGTCATGGAAACAAAATGGAGAGCATGGGCATGAAGGGCTTTGCTGCCGTGGTTTCCAATTCGAAACGCTTCAGTGCGGCCATACGTCTGGGACAGATCGGACAAAAGGCAGTTGTACGCAACAACGGCATTTCTCTCAAGCTGGGTCCACTCAAAGGCTGGAATAATTATCGGGTTGCGCCAAGTCTCGCCAAGAAATCTTTCCGGCAGCAATGGAACAAGTTGGACCAAGAATTGAACCAGGAGCAACCGGCCATGAATTCTTCCGTTCGCAGCCGCATGGAGCAGATTATTCGTGAACGAGAGGAAGGGGAGGATAAGCATGGTCACTGA
- a CDS encoding LUD domain-containing protein, whose product MVTEHQQWLAQLEKKSMEQQEQFMNDIASKLRRPRQQHAPTQPFRGAPDFWTELEWDEEKRIQAFTDNFVSVGAHIARVQNMEEVSQFIANKSHELSAKYIIRQNEQALKDLGLEEQLPDVQISVWNSQADENWRARAAEADIGVVMADYATAYTGSVTVLSSPEKGRSVSLLPTVLIIIIPVDRLYTRLGETLDRFDEAGRENLPAGIHFISGPSRSSDIENDLTIGVHGPGIVYGLIMG is encoded by the coding sequence ATGGTCACTGAACATCAGCAATGGCTCGCGCAATTGGAGAAGAAGTCCATGGAGCAACAGGAGCAGTTCATGAATGACATTGCTTCGAAATTGAGAAGACCAAGGCAACAACATGCGCCGACCCAACCCTTTCGGGGAGCACCCGACTTTTGGACTGAGCTGGAATGGGATGAAGAGAAGCGCATTCAAGCATTTACCGATAACTTTGTGAGTGTAGGCGCCCACATTGCCCGGGTTCAGAACATGGAAGAAGTGTCTCAATTTATTGCCAACAAATCTCATGAACTGAGTGCGAAATATATCATTCGCCAAAATGAACAGGCGCTAAAGGATCTCGGATTGGAAGAACAGTTACCGGATGTGCAGATCTCAGTCTGGAATAGTCAAGCGGATGAGAACTGGAGGGCACGTGCAGCTGAGGCTGATATCGGGGTGGTCATGGCGGATTATGCGACAGCATACACAGGCTCGGTCACTGTGCTTTCTTCACCGGAAAAAGGTCGGTCAGTGAGTCTGTTGCCTACGGTACTCATCATCATTATTCCAGTGGATCGACTGTACACCAGACTGGGTGAGACGTTGGATCGATTTGACGAAGCGGGAAGAGAGAATCTTCCGGCAGGCATTCACTTTATTTCAGGGCCAAGCCGCTCTTCCGATATTGAAAATGATTTAACCATTGGCGTACACGGACCAGGTATTGTATATGGTTTGATTATGGGTTAA
- a CDS encoding glutathione peroxidase, which yields MSIFSYQVPFMDGHEGDFSALKGKVLLIVNTASRCSYSRQFSELQQMYENYRDQGLEILAFPCNQFNGKEPGSNMEIAEYCRSQFQISFPILEKVEVVGQSAHPVFRYLIEEAPFQGYDLATKEGKWMDTFVKEKYPELYQGDGIKWNFTKFLIDRNGDVHGRYETTVAPLEMESVIQNLLKKS from the coding sequence ATGAGTATATTTTCTTACCAGGTTCCGTTCATGGATGGACACGAGGGTGATTTTTCTGCTTTAAAAGGCAAAGTACTGCTTATTGTGAATACAGCAAGCCGGTGTAGCTACTCCCGCCAGTTCAGTGAACTTCAGCAGATGTATGAGAACTATCGTGATCAGGGACTGGAAATTCTGGCGTTCCCGTGCAACCAGTTTAACGGTAAAGAACCTGGGAGTAACATGGAAATAGCCGAGTATTGCAGAAGTCAGTTTCAGATATCCTTTCCGATTTTGGAGAAGGTTGAGGTCGTTGGGCAATCGGCGCATCCAGTGTTCCGTTATCTGATTGAAGAAGCGCCATTTCAAGGTTATGATCTGGCCACGAAGGAAGGAAAATGGATGGACACCTTTGTGAAGGAAAAGTATCCAGAGTTGTACCAAGGAGACGGGATCAAATGGAATTTCACCAAATTCCTGATTGATCGTAATGGGGACGTCCATGGCCGTTATGAAACGACAGTAGCTCCATTAGAGATGGAGTCGGTTATTCAGAATCTGTTGAAGAAATCATAG
- a CDS encoding bifunctional cytochrome P450/NADPH--P450 reductase has product MPPISVPQPKTFGPLGNLPQLNFDEPVQSLVKLAEEYGPIFRMEYPGRSELYISGHELVAEVTDESKFDKRVWAPLAKVRAFAGDGLFTSWTEEPNWKKAHNVLLPSFSQRAMQGYHNKMIDLAVQLVQKWSRLNPDETVNVPDDMTRLTLDTIGLCGFNYRFNSFYREEPHPFITSMVRALDESMSSLQRLRLQDKLMITKKKQFEQDIRSMFSLVDHIIAERKEQPQEGADDLLSHMLSGKDPETGETLDDENIRYQIITFLIAGHETTSGLLSFAVYYLMKNPDTLAKAQAEVDQILKDPVPTYNQVRNLKYVRMILNESLRLWPTAPAFSLYAKEDTVLAGQYPLQKGDSVSVLIPKLHRDREAWGDDVEEFRPERFEDPSKVPHDAYKPFGNGQRACIGQQFALQEATLVLGMVLKHFDFIDHSDYQLKVKETLTLKPDNFTIRVRARGGQPVMAVPGVSVEEPTPVAKRTEPDAANAHHTPMLVLYGSNLGTAEGIAREIADTARYQGFRSEVAALDDRVGKLPKDGAVIIVSASYNGQPPSNAKMFVEWIEHADANEFKGVRFAVLGCGDHNWASTYQRIPRLIDEQLSSRGAERLSPLGESDASGDFEKQVGDWTEQLWPDLARMMGLKLNTSSNSERSSLSVQFVSGLAVTPLAGTYDAHVAEVLENRELHNAGSERSTRHLEIKLPEGITYKEGDHLGILPQNPPELVERVLRRYGFTGTEHLVLDASGRSAAHLPLHQPVNLYDLLSHSVELQEAATRAQLREMAAYTVCPPHKKELEALLDESMYMDEVRNKRISMLDYLVKYEACELPFERFLELLPSLKARYYSISSSPRVQPDQASITVSVVRAPAWSGQGEYKGIASNYLANLKSGDEIVMFTRTPESGFQLPEDAQVPVIMVGPGTGVAPFRGFLQARHVLKEQGQEVGEAHLYFGCRNPEHDYLYKNELEAAQQEGLVELHTAFSRVDGEEKCYVQHLMRDDARHLIPLLEAGAHLYICGDGSKMAPDVEATLQQAYTDIHGKSAKEAEDWLNQLQQEGRYAKDVWTGI; this is encoded by the coding sequence ATGCCACCAATTTCAGTGCCTCAACCGAAAACATTTGGCCCACTGGGCAACTTGCCGCAATTAAACTTTGATGAGCCGGTGCAATCCCTGGTGAAACTGGCTGAAGAATATGGACCGATCTTTCGTATGGAATACCCGGGGCGGAGTGAATTGTATATTTCCGGTCACGAACTGGTCGCTGAGGTAACAGATGAATCCAAATTTGACAAACGTGTGTGGGCACCTCTGGCTAAGGTTCGTGCTTTTGCAGGAGATGGACTGTTTACGAGTTGGACCGAAGAACCGAATTGGAAAAAAGCCCATAACGTGTTGCTACCAAGCTTCAGTCAACGTGCCATGCAGGGATACCACAACAAAATGATTGATCTGGCTGTGCAGCTGGTTCAGAAATGGTCACGATTGAACCCGGATGAGACGGTTAACGTTCCAGATGATATGACACGGCTTACGCTCGACACGATTGGACTATGTGGGTTCAACTATCGGTTTAACAGCTTTTATCGGGAAGAACCACATCCATTCATTACGAGCATGGTTCGTGCGTTGGACGAATCCATGAGTTCATTGCAGCGACTGCGTCTGCAAGACAAGCTGATGATCACCAAAAAGAAACAGTTTGAACAGGATATCCGTTCGATGTTCTCGCTGGTGGACCACATTATTGCCGAGCGCAAAGAACAGCCACAGGAAGGCGCAGACGATCTGTTGTCTCACATGCTCAGCGGCAAGGACCCGGAGACGGGAGAAACACTGGATGATGAGAACATCCGTTATCAGATTATTACCTTCCTGATCGCTGGACATGAGACCACAAGTGGACTGTTATCCTTCGCTGTCTATTATCTGATGAAGAATCCGGATACGCTGGCTAAAGCCCAAGCTGAGGTGGATCAGATTCTGAAAGATCCAGTTCCAACGTACAACCAGGTTCGCAATCTGAAGTACGTTCGCATGATTTTGAATGAATCACTGCGGTTATGGCCGACGGCCCCGGCATTTTCCCTGTATGCGAAAGAGGACACGGTACTTGCGGGTCAATATCCTTTGCAAAAAGGAGACAGCGTCAGTGTGCTTATTCCCAAGCTGCATCGCGACCGCGAAGCATGGGGAGACGACGTAGAGGAATTCCGTCCGGAACGATTCGAAGATCCGAGCAAAGTGCCGCATGATGCTTACAAACCTTTCGGTAATGGTCAGCGGGCCTGCATTGGTCAGCAGTTTGCACTTCAGGAAGCAACGCTCGTACTGGGCATGGTGCTCAAGCATTTTGACTTCATAGATCATTCCGATTATCAGTTAAAGGTGAAAGAAACCCTGACGCTCAAACCGGATAACTTTACAATTCGTGTACGTGCGCGTGGCGGTCAGCCAGTTATGGCCGTTCCGGGTGTATCGGTCGAAGAACCGACGCCAGTTGCCAAAAGAACAGAGCCGGATGCGGCGAATGCCCATCACACACCGATGCTTGTTTTGTACGGTTCTAATCTAGGTACCGCGGAAGGTATTGCACGTGAAATTGCGGATACTGCCAGATATCAGGGTTTCCGTAGTGAGGTTGCTGCGCTGGATGATCGCGTTGGCAAACTGCCGAAAGATGGTGCCGTTATTATTGTCAGTGCATCCTATAATGGTCAGCCGCCAAGTAATGCCAAGATGTTTGTCGAGTGGATCGAACATGCGGATGCCAATGAATTCAAAGGTGTGCGTTTCGCCGTTCTTGGATGCGGTGACCACAACTGGGCCAGCACCTATCAGCGTATTCCGCGTTTAATAGATGAACAGTTATCTTCCAGAGGAGCAGAGCGATTATCGCCGCTGGGTGAGTCAGATGCAAGCGGCGATTTTGAGAAACAGGTGGGGGATTGGACAGAGCAATTATGGCCGGATCTCGCACGAATGATGGGACTGAAATTAAACACAAGTTCCAATAGCGAACGTAGCTCACTGTCTGTACAATTTGTCAGCGGACTCGCCGTGACCCCGCTTGCGGGTACGTATGATGCACATGTGGCAGAAGTACTGGAGAACAGGGAGCTTCATAACGCGGGCAGTGAACGTAGCACACGTCACCTGGAGATCAAATTGCCTGAAGGCATAACCTACAAGGAAGGGGATCATCTGGGCATTCTGCCGCAGAATCCACCGGAGCTTGTGGAACGTGTACTTCGTCGATACGGATTTACTGGTACGGAGCATCTGGTTCTGGATGCATCCGGTCGGAGTGCCGCTCATCTACCGTTGCATCAACCTGTTAACCTGTACGATCTGCTCAGTCATAGCGTTGAGCTTCAGGAGGCGGCAACTCGTGCGCAGCTGAGAGAAATGGCAGCATACACAGTATGTCCACCGCACAAGAAAGAGCTTGAAGCGCTGCTTGATGAATCCATGTATATGGATGAAGTGCGGAATAAACGGATATCCATGCTGGACTATCTGGTGAAATATGAGGCATGTGAACTGCCGTTCGAGCGTTTCCTGGAATTACTGCCTTCATTAAAAGCCAGATATTATTCGATCTCCAGTTCACCACGTGTTCAGCCCGATCAAGCGAGTATTACGGTTAGTGTTGTGCGTGCCCCGGCATGGAGTGGACAGGGAGAATACAAAGGCATTGCGTCCAACTATCTGGCTAACCTGAAGTCGGGTGATGAGATTGTCATGTTTACCCGGACACCGGAATCCGGTTTCCAACTGCCGGAGGATGCACAGGTTCCCGTCATCATGGTGGGTCCGGGTACAGGCGTTGCCCCATTCCGTGGTTTCCTTCAGGCAAGGCATGTTTTGAAGGAACAAGGTCAAGAGGTTGGCGAAGCCCATCTGTACTTTGGATGCCGGAATCCCGAACATGATTATCTGTACAAAAATGAACTGGAAGCGGCCCAGCAAGAAGGACTTGTAGAGCTTCACACGGCCTTCTCCCGAGTGGATGGGGAAGAAAAATGTTATGTACAGCATCTGATGAGAGACGATGCCCGTCATCTGATTCCTTTGCTTGAAGCGGGTGCGCATCTGTATATTTGTGGTGATGGTAGCAAAATGGCACCTGATGTGGAAGCTACTCTCCAGCAGGCATACACTGATATTCACGGCAAGTCCGCGAAGGAAGCAGAAGATTGGCTTAATCAGCTTCAGCAGGAAGGTCGTTATGCCAAGGACGTATGGACAGGCATCTGA
- a CDS encoding extracellular solute-binding protein, with protein MFKRFMIGMITSLLLFVTACSGTDHTGANDASNGNDNGTTEGGQVELRIMWWGDQKRADITNEALKIFQAKHPDIKIVGEFAPSSGYFDKLNTQLASGTAPDVFFLGGNVVDYAKKDVLLNLDPYVGNELNLDGMDETMIEYGRLDGKLQHISAGANARGIVVNQALFEKAGVPLPASDWDWADYAAISKELSDKLGDGFYGTYNFTVDGMDIYLKQRGKQLYDMKNGTLGFAKEDILEWFQYWEKTSASGGVVTPELQVSNPHDDTSKSLLITGKAAMTLLPSNQLAAFQSLTEDPLVLLPVPRGPKGTGVVFESSQGLSGYANTKHPKEVATLMNFWIHDPEAAKILGNDRGVPVTEANRNLLQEGAGPVEEIVYNYTSLVSEATKTEPFDVSYNPPGFAEFSKLAQTTNQEIGFGRKSVEQAVSDFYNGTVRIFESNQ; from the coding sequence ATGTTCAAACGCTTCATGATCGGTATGATCACTTCACTCTTGTTATTCGTAACCGCTTGCTCCGGAACAGACCATACGGGTGCTAATGACGCAAGCAATGGTAATGATAATGGAACTACCGAGGGCGGACAGGTCGAACTGCGCATCATGTGGTGGGGTGACCAGAAACGGGCAGATATTACGAATGAAGCCTTGAAGATCTTTCAGGCAAAACATCCGGATATTAAAATTGTAGGTGAATTTGCACCCTCCTCCGGATATTTCGACAAACTGAATACACAGTTGGCATCAGGCACAGCACCAGATGTCTTTTTCCTTGGTGGAAATGTCGTGGACTATGCCAAAAAAGATGTCCTACTTAATCTGGACCCGTATGTAGGCAACGAACTGAATCTGGACGGTATGGATGAAACCATGATCGAATACGGACGTCTCGACGGGAAGCTGCAACATATCTCTGCCGGTGCGAACGCACGGGGAATTGTTGTGAATCAGGCACTCTTCGAGAAAGCCGGCGTGCCTTTGCCAGCTTCAGATTGGGACTGGGCGGACTATGCCGCCATTAGCAAGGAGTTGTCCGACAAGCTCGGAGACGGCTTCTATGGAACGTACAATTTTACCGTCGACGGAATGGATATTTATCTAAAACAACGGGGTAAACAGCTGTATGACATGAAAAACGGCACACTCGGATTCGCCAAGGAAGATATTCTGGAATGGTTCCAGTATTGGGAAAAGACTTCGGCATCCGGCGGTGTAGTTACACCGGAATTGCAGGTATCCAACCCGCATGATGACACCAGTAAGTCCCTGTTGATCACAGGTAAAGCAGCCATGACCCTCCTGCCCTCCAACCAGCTGGCTGCGTTCCAGAGCTTGACGGAAGACCCGTTAGTTCTTCTCCCTGTACCACGTGGCCCTAAGGGAACGGGAGTTGTATTTGAATCCAGTCAGGGATTATCAGGTTATGCCAATACGAAACACCCGAAGGAAGTGGCGACGTTGATGAACTTCTGGATTCATGATCCTGAAGCAGCCAAAATCCTCGGTAATGACCGCGGGGTGCCCGTTACGGAAGCCAATCGAAATCTTCTTCAGGAAGGTGCAGGCCCTGTGGAGGAGATTGTCTATAACTATACGAGCCTTGTCTCCGAAGCTACGAAGACTGAACCTTTTGACGTAAGTTACAATCCTCCGGGATTTGCAGAGTTCTCCAAGTTAGCTCAGACGACGAATCAGGAGATCGGATTTGGACGAAAAAGTGTGGAGCAAGCTGTCTCCGACTTCTATAACGGTACCGTTCGGATCTTTGAATCGAATCAATAA